The following DNA comes from Capsicum annuum cultivar UCD-10X-F1 chromosome 7, UCD10Xv1.1, whole genome shotgun sequence.
GGATACCCACTCGTGTGAACTTGTGTTTATTAAccctaataatgataataatcagAGCAAATAGAGAAAAGGGATTGGGAAAATATGGTTCAACTTTTCAAATCACtacttgaaattatgaattttgactgCTTTTGTTTTGGAACTTCATctgaaaagaagaagatgatgatgctTCCAGATGTGAAAGGTTATtggatttaatatttttgttcttgtttgacTATAACAACACCGTTATACTTGTGAAATTATACTAATATGTTGTCGACTGTTACACCAGATATGTCTCTATGTGgttaaaactctaatttttaATTGCAGGGAAGTCATCAAAGAACATTACTGTAGGGAAGAGACTTGTGAAGCAATGAAAAAGCATAAATCAGATGGATGTTGATCAGGTGAGTTTTGATTATGTCTATTATGATCTTAAGTTCTCCCTTTCGAGTTCAACTTAAGATTCGTAAAGATAAATAACCTAATTAATTGAAATCTAACATTTGAAGAGCAACAATTATGAAATAACCATAACCCTAAAAATAGAAGTTTAGCTCCACATTGAAATGGAACAAAAACAACAGATCAATCAAAGCAAATATTAAAAAGGTAAAACTCAATAACTCCCGTCTCAATAACGACTCATAGCAGTCAAAAGTTTTGTCCAAGTTCTGTTAGGGTGTATTTGCCGGTGTAGGACATATTTTAATTTAGTCCAAAATCGAATTGAAAAAGTCCATTTTGTAGACAGTTATTCCTCCATTTTTGTAGACACACAAACATGTATAGTGAACTACTAAAGCACTTGCTTTGTACGTCCTATCGTCTAGGCCATGCAAATCCACTTCCCAGTGGAAATAATTGTGGAAATCCTCATCAGGTTACCTGTTCAGTCTCTTCTTCGATTCAAATGTTCTTCAAAATCTTGGAACACATTGATCTTGGATCCATACTTTATGGCGAAGCATTACAATCATGCAAAGAATAATAAGAAGTTCCTTATTGCTCGAATGAACCCTGAGATTTGTCACATCTCAAATTATTGTTCTTCTTTATCATCGGCTGAACCATTACACAAGCTTGGTGGCCCTTCAAATCATGATCTGGGCAATTATGTACTATTAAGTTGTTCTTTGGTGCCGTGCTGGCTTTTTATTGTGGAACCCATCCAGAATTTCCATTAGTAACTAGTTGCAGTTTCGGGTTGGGATATGACTCGATTAGTGGTGACTATAAGATATTTGCGACCATTAATCGGCATTAATGGTCACAGACGACCCAATAAAGTCCTTGCATTAAAGAGTGgttcttggagagaaattgatAACCATACTCGTGGCTCTTGCAATAGTGTGCGTGGTGGTTTGACATTTCTTCGTGGTGCATTTCATTGGATCCGTAAGGATGATTTACTTAagtattttgtgattttatttaatatatcaAATGAGGTGTACGGAGAGATATCATTACCGGAGGAAATTTGCAATATTTTCATTGGTGGCTACGTAATACGTGGCGTTTCAATATTGGAAGGAATGCTTTGTGCTTATTGTACTTGCCGAGATAGAGAGGCGGGCACTTTTAAATTATAGATAATGACAGAGTATGGTGTCAAAGAATCTTGGACTAAACTATTTACTATGCGAGAGGCCCATCTATTTTTTGCCGTACCGAGATATATGTTTGCGGATGGTGAAGTGCTACTCTACTACCAAGAGGTTGCATATCGTTGCTTTAGGACATCCAAAGGACCATATGAATTGTTGGATTCACGTCGGGATTTACTAGGATGATTCATTTATACAAAAAGTTTGATTTCGCCAAAGTTACTTATCTAGTATTAGCTTATGTTTGATCAGGtcacactatttttttttattttttttttgtgaatgtcATGCAcaaccttttatttttataagtttattAACTTGCTAGTTGTGGTTTCAAAGgagtagtatatttcatttaaacaGAAATAAATCACTTGTTAGCCAAGTTATTAGATTAATTAGGGAGGGGAAGTTACTTGAATTTAGATCACTGCTATAACCCAAAAATTATCCAGTTCCCTTCTTGTTTTTGGGTATGACCACACTATTGAAAACTGCACTATTTTTCgattgaaatgttttgatttaATCGATGAGAAAAAAGTAATAGTAGTTCTTTCACACCAAAAAAAATTTGGAAGTTTTCTACATTAATTAACTTATTGGTTGGTTGAATTCGACATGTAAACGATCAACCTAATAAATTTAGGGTTATACTCGGCTcttttaatttgatgattactAAATTAAGTTTGAAGACAGATCAAAGTAGTTAGTAATTGTAAATTGAGTAGCTTTGTGATTTTGTTGAATGTATTGAATTTTGAGTTCGATAGAGTAGCGCATTTGTAGCACTCCAAATTTCTAAACTAAGATTCGGACCACTATTCAAATGCGTGCCGACAAAAATTCgatgatttttatttgttcataatTTTTAACATCAGTTTCTTAAAGTGGGAAGAGatttaattatgaattaagtcAGTCGAGTCGTGACATAAGTATCATGTCTTAAATAGCAAACaatctctctcacacacacatattttCTGAAAGGAAAAAAGTGTACAATAGATTTTGAATCCTCAATTACAATCAGTAAAATATAGATCTCATGTAGCTTTAAATCTATAAgggaaaaaaaagttattttaatcttacaagaattatatatttttttcctttcaaagaTAATGGATTTCCTAAATCAAGAGTATtatgaatttattaaaatatagaaggaaagaatttaagatataactaataaattattttcttggcTTGAATTTCATTGATCAATAAGAATATCTTTTTTCTCTCAGCTTGTCCTCAAACATCAAAAGAGCTCTACTTTAAACTTAATGATcggagctgacttggtcattatATTTGTGTTTTATTAAATGTAGACATTTTTTTTCACATTAATAATCTCTTTATAGCCTACTACTTTTCGTTCCTTTGACAATGAATCAAattttcatgtttgatttttGTAAAGTGATTCAATCCCTTCGTCCATAGCACTGACCCATCAATTtgtttttaaactaaaaatagctTCTTTGTAGCTATTAGGCTCAAGTACATCAATATTCCCTGCAACTGACAAAGCAAATTCTACAAAATTTGCATattcaaaaagattttaattAGCTACACTTACGAGTTTTTTTTTATCCATTGATAACTCTTTTTTTCCTCTCTGATGCAGTGTATACGATTGTTGTTGTGTAAGACTGTAAGTACAACAACATTATCATCTTTGATTAATGTCCAACACATTCGTAATTGTGGCCTGTCACATTTCGTTCATATGCTCTCATCACCATTTTGTTATGGTGTTTCAACATAAGTGTGGTTCTCACTATGTCCACTCTATTGTACAAATCATTGAACTTTAAGTTGCAAATTTAACTCACTGCTCATCCCAAGACATTTGACTTTTCGTTTAGTTTGTCTTTTTCTCATCATCTTTCGTTTAATATATGTCGAAAATGCTTCCtcttttgttttcataattacatTTCTACCATTCTTGCCTTGTCTGAAGACATGGGATCGCCGTAGAACGCCTCCAAAAATTTATTTCGTCAATAGTAGACTGAGAAAGAAAGAGAACTGCAAGAGGAGTATCATCAATCAAAGTCATAAAGTACATACTAACACTATTGAAAGAAACTTCATTTGGACTCCATAAGTATTAATGTATCTGATATATGATAAATTACATAACACCACACTTTAACTTATTATAATTACTTAAAATctcaatctttcaaataattaCTTAAATCTCTTATTTTCCTTTCCCTCTCTAAAAGGGTCAAATAAACTACCAACTCTCTCTCCTTTTTTCGATTACTCATAATTTCTCATCCAAATATCTAATTAGCAGATATATGATATATCTGATTCTTCTTCAGTCTCCCCCCTCCTCACACACTCATACACAATTCATGTTTAACTTCTCTATTAAAGGATAAATTATGTTTTTCCTGTCGTCTGATTGGATTTTGTCGGAGTTTAACTCCaaagatttaaaattttgttCGATTCATTTTAACTccaaatatttaatttatgtatAATTTCTGATTTTATATCTCTTTTTTTCAAACGGAATCGAGTTTGATGGCAGGCCTCCATGAAACAAAATTGTTGCTTGAAAAGATCAATAAAGGTGAAGAAGATTTGTGTGTCGCGAGTTTCATGAGGTATCCATCATTAATAGCGGGATGGTGGTGGTGTAGAAGAAAGATGAGatcttatcaattttttttactctGCAGCGATGTATCTAAAGCTACAACAACTTGCAATCTCCATttcagtttttcttcaattttcataaaGGTTAGTTTGTGTTCATAGTATTTTTAAGTTGAGCCGATCGAAAAAGTGACGACACATATGACCATTCCCTAAAAAAGGTACAATAATAGTGATGTATCTGTCACAATTCAAATTAGATGTATCTATCACGATTCAAAGTAGATGTATCTGTCACGATTCAAACTAACGGACTGTGCGACCATCTACGCTATCCTAAGTatctaggagaacccttattacccaaccaaaaagtcaaaaatatgtGGAAGACTTATGTTTTAAAGAGAATACATAATTAAATATaacaaagtaaattaaatatcaataaagaaACTTTTCAAAAACATCTAACAACTGTCCTTCATTATCCTAAGACCCGACCAGACATACACAAGAGCTACCTAttataaaataaactaacaataAAATAACTAACATGTAGACTCCAATATCTGCCAGAAAGGACGTGCAAAAGTTAGTGCTAATATTGTTATCCATCTAGTAATTGTAAATTAACTTGCATCCATTCTACACCCCATAAagaaatgtagaagagtagggtcagtacaaacACACGTATTCATAGGCATCATCGGTAGATCAATGTTAGTGATACGTGTACAATCATGAAGATGGACGTTTTTTAGTGTGTTGAATGCAACCTACGGAGTATACGAGTTGGAGTGTAAAAAGGGCTCAAAAGTCGTCCCTCTATTGCACTCCATGGGAgccattttgttcatttaatGATAAGGGGAACTTTTGCCATTTTGCCTattattgtaataagtctataaatagaacatgttagggtttatttCAGGGGGTTGCTGAATATTGATGTAAGAACACTTGAGAGAAGGCTCTCTAGGCCGAAAACTAGGGCATGGCAAGTGTGGAAacacttgtgaatgtgtattgcttggaaacgttggtgcttgagcggtggaatccctctcgTGTCTTCGTAAAAGTGTGGTGTTCCTATTGTAAgttctaggggtccttagatGGAATATGTCTATGGGTTCTTGGACcttattgtagtgtatgtctcacttcctatctttacattttatgttttagtttgtGTTGTCTAGTGAACCATtggttcttgtaatcttgtaaccgttggTTCTTGTTATCATAGTGTTGTTTCTTCCTATCATATTGTTGGTTAgctcttgttgttgttgctgtttttgATGTCAAATAAACCTacatatcttgtattcttgttgtgtttgtcgaatccgagagaggtctccaTTTGGTCCGCGATTTGTTGtaatttatggactgttttggggtgtgatttcgtgttcccttgtttgttccATATCAGTTAGTctacataatcataaaatagaatcaaagaaaagaaatatgacattttaaatgaaatataattcaacatTATAATATCGTTATAACACTTTTCCTATATAATTTACAATTTTCCAACTCTATTAACGAGATTATATTCACCACCAGCATAGTCTAGCTTCATTAATTCACACCATCTACCATAATACAATACTAAATCGTCACTATCACCCCTTTATTTGCATTACCTTTTCATTATCCATATCCATAGGATCAACCCGGTAATCATAGACAACTCACACTAAATTCTTGGGCTAACAACCAA
Coding sequences within:
- the LOC124885871 gene encoding putative F-box protein At1g47790 gives rise to the protein MDVDQAMQIHFPVEIIVEILIRLPVQSLLRFKCSSKSWNTLILDPYFMAKHYNHAKNNKKFLIARMNPEICHISNYCSSLSSAEPLHKLGGPSNHDLVSGWDMTRLVVTIRYLRPLIGINGHRRPNKVLALKSGSWREIDNHTRGSCNSVRGGLTFLRGAFHWIRKDDLLKYFVILFNISNEVYGEISLPEEICNIFIGGYVIRGVSILEGMLCAYCTCRDREAGTFKL